A genomic window from Micromonospora ferruginea includes:
- a CDS encoding STAS domain-containing protein produces the protein MSLSIVKSMRPGGVVQIAPRGEIDVDTAYEVREAIAEVLAKGRPARIELNMRLVTFIDSVGISAMVAGFQTCEVSGVKLVVTEPSRFVHRQLWVTGLLGLFGAPEPWFADDVPEVLPGA, from the coding sequence GTGAGCCTGTCGATCGTGAAGTCGATGCGTCCGGGTGGTGTCGTCCAGATCGCGCCCCGAGGGGAGATCGACGTCGACACCGCATACGAGGTCCGGGAGGCGATCGCCGAGGTGCTCGCCAAGGGGCGCCCCGCCCGGATCGAGCTCAACATGCGGCTCGTGACGTTCATCGACTCCGTCGGCATCAGCGCCATGGTGGCCGGCTTCCAGACCTGCGAGGTCAGCGGCGTCAAGCTGGTGGTCACCGAGCCGAGCCGGTTCGTGCACCGCCAGCTCTGGGTGACCGGTCTGCTCGGTCTCTTCGGCGCGCCCGAGCCCTGGTTCGCCGACGATGTCCCCGAGGTGCTCCCCGGCGCCTGA
- a CDS encoding SRPBCC family protein has translation MPARPRYGTIVRTHDGEGDRLQSSDSFSYTVQARCRRADAVALLGDLSRQGELHPLIVRVRQLPPRPGALASYAITDRLELGPLHFPITYQADVLIANEDEVVTVARQQPATTVRNHTRLRDEPDGVVRIDVEITLTAPAPLLGYAFRQARAAHLGLAARLGATLEGHPA, from the coding sequence TTGCCAGCCCGCCCCCGGTACGGGACGATCGTCCGGACCCACGACGGCGAGGGGGACCGGTTGCAGAGCAGCGACAGCTTCAGCTACACCGTGCAGGCCCGGTGCCGCCGGGCGGACGCGGTGGCCCTGCTCGGTGACCTGAGCCGGCAGGGTGAACTGCATCCGTTGATCGTTCGGGTCCGGCAGTTGCCGCCCCGGCCGGGCGCGCTGGCCAGCTACGCGATCACCGACCGGCTGGAGCTCGGTCCGCTGCACTTCCCGATCACCTACCAGGCGGACGTGCTGATCGCCAACGAGGACGAGGTGGTCACCGTCGCCCGGCAGCAACCGGCGACGACGGTGCGCAACCACACCCGCCTGCGCGACGAGCCCGACGGCGTGGTGCGGATCGACGTGGAGATCACCCTCACCGCGCCGGCGCCGCTGCTCGGCTACGCGTTCCGCCAGGCCCGGGCCGCCCACCTGGGGCTGGCCGCCCGCCTCGGCGCGACGCTGGAGGGCCACCCGGCCTGA